One region of Bombus affinis isolate iyBomAffi1 chromosome 5, iyBomAffi1.2, whole genome shotgun sequence genomic DNA includes:
- the LOC126916689 gene encoding uncharacterized protein LOC126916689 isoform X5 — translation METRLRHVDASKSVAFLEKRGTAKQNPLSRRRKMDILATQIYEDYDSTPTQKISYSSQQSKIVIGVLCIDSKTFQIKGGITQIGRHPDCNVVLNNPTVSKKHAEIEANCQGTESWICDLNSSNKTKLNNTILRPNRCYELKNEDVLEFGTVRAIFKTCHSMEDSLVPETPAANLQKTQQMIIPGTPDSSFDNSSTVGNVSVIPATQGKEERSVFRYPTLPPKTATNSTQKNNIQNTSIDAQDNSQNFDVEEKQNVGGSRISIYDMETQNSSFNFHDETDVDIDDIDTQKICISRSIKNLTKSVQEQKVDMHDIQTQAEASEEVTDIHDIETQHDINIQDMKISKKINTHNLKTRDNRDSEKLEATGIEKEGNLTNEVRSNVNDTVVQEDKGKESTSNPNNTDKDESQNKKLPGIEKSLQNRLEEIETSEDETSELEMSRNLLGPKELEDFIEDDDLSDEVKSKSPTLIKTSCVNNNSDVNNESTDNKNIFEAVTQVNKSDEDAFRSLSERKYTFQASLVSDDSDNEVVFQRYSYKDSQENKKSSNNRVSDSEDSITDEEGRFTEIAVKMKQAVEFSQLNRSREIKNSANSSKESDDLFDMLTQPVKRKDENSSPKSNEKPKDNKYESEVDSNNPTQAINKKEMKNNMEINDEIRTKELDDTPTQILSTNKSSLRETSCTISTGNNKKSDKEDITEIDDNTPNQIINTKKKPLDVSNNEPPSVLNVTDRCSIEDIDYEMACTQPINEIGKQKSVSSISNKKKNESNFEALARANLDDSVERNLKAMFADIKEERIEEQLEISTQVLEHVLESSDCENISPTQNHKSNMDSNLSTDKKTMKLSISNAIPTNSSTPKSISKNPLTSKSVSTDSSTLKSTIKDPSTSISLREKKSKTSNIAKMIQEETDISKNGTLSNPGSPISTSSEYRININHNWGRQTSVKIAPRKKEALRKSSRRTSSCRNVENTMSYHTISEPNSSTISESSSNSYTNNFDINKIPVCKHDEKGTSRKSKRLIKKTKNLCKSNESDSLVELKSVTSIHSQEKAKQSPPISNNRRTRNSSKENTDRSSVFQVEKEVLVEIAPAELPRKNVSNTSYFRKRSLSITDAIDSNTSKKRKNDVNEDKPISNSSRKKITIDDKDNSANVDKKNSSNSINGSNNRRMSNEASLDKQAIVKVQRISLSTPTGSISSTPTELVDESDNNCKIRQNRRTNVICDIQTSDSIVSSISSNENYRTTKNVGTRKNPSRKTTRKTELVADDISSQIGEESQEIEMIMNSALKKQNRNRNGSDTERKEDTDRNTSTKTKNTRKRGNTDINTDVDNTEISSTSSILSESDNAYFEVPTLRSKRAKVSKNISSIISTTVNESTKETKRNSKLSIRSTRSQQSIADSSLEESAEMLANQTTSNNSANKRNNFRKKQQKQTTEKTKNKRQKEDFIEETPTSETNSSIETTSVLSTPNRTRRSMSSSFATQSPFKIKHKILFTGISSNDYSKLLTKLGASQVEDPTKCTVLVTDKVRRTVKFLCALALPVPIVSVDWLINSEKVGHFIELENYILKDLAAEAKFRFKLGKSLEKAKEHKLLKGYTLVLTPNTAPPPLELKNIIISCGGKALLRPPPKLWPQQSVIISPKEDLADAKKFLAKAPKTVTVQSTEFILTGILRQELEFNEFKLI, via the exons ACGGTATCAAAGAAACATGCGGAAATTGAAGCTAATTGTCAAGGAACTGAATCGTGGATTTGTGACCTGAATTCAtctaataaaacaaaattaaataac ACAATTCTCAGGCCAAATCGATGCTACGAGTTGAAAAATGAAGACGTGCTGGAGTTTGGCACGGTCCGGGCAATTTTCAAAACCTGTCATTCGATGGAAGATTCTTTAGTACCAGAAACCCCAGCGGCAAATCTTCAAAAGACACAGCAAATGATCATTCCAGGAACACCTGACTCGTCATTT GATAATTCATCCACGGTGGGAAATGTCTCCGTAATTCCTGCCACTCAAGGTAAAGAGGAAAGGTCTGTATTTCGATATCCGACGTTGCCTCCGAAGACCGCCACTAACAGCACACAGAAAAATAACATTCAAAATACCTCTATCGACGCCCAAGATAACTCGCAAAACTTCGACGTAGAAGAAAAACAAAACGTAGGTGGATCAAGAATTAGTATATACGATATGGAAACGCAAAATTCCTCGTTTAATTTCCATGATGAAACGGACGTTGATATTGACGATATTGACACTCAAAAAATTTGCATTTCGCGCAGCATCAAAAACCTTACAAAATCTGTACAGGAACAAAAGGTTGACATGCACGATATACAAACGCAAGCAGAAGCATCAGAAGAAGTTACTGATATTCATGATATAGAAACGCAGCACGATATAAATATTCAGGATATGAAAATATCCAAGAAGATTAATACTCATAATTTAAAAACTCGAGATAATCGAGATAGTGAGAAACTTGAAGCAACAGGAATTGAAAAGGAAGGAAATTTAACGAATGAGGTGAGAAGTAATGTTAATGATACAGTGGTACAAGAAGATAAGGGTAAGGAAAGCACATCCAATCCTAATAACACTGATAAAGATGAAagtcaaaataaaaaattgccagGTATTGAGAAAAGTTTGCAAAACCGTCTAGAGGAAATTGAAACAAGCGAAGATGAAACTTCGGAACTTGAGATGAGTCGAAATTTGCTTGGTCCAAAAGAATTAGAAGATTTCATTGAGGATGACGATCTGTCTGATGAAGTAAAATCAAAATCACCGACTTTAATAAAAACTTCATGTGTAAACAACAATAGCGATGTAAACAATGAAAGCACTGATAATAAGAACATATTTGAAGCTGTGACACAGGTCAATAAAAGTGATGAAGATGCCTTTAGAAGCCTAAGTGAACGTAAATACACGTTTCAGGCTTCCTTAGTAAGTGATGACTCTGACAATGAGGTTGTGTTTCAGAGGTATTCGTACAAAGATAGTCaagaaaataaaaagtcttCAAACAATCGAGTTTCTGATAGCGAAGATTCAATTACGGATGAAGAAGGTCGTTTTACAGAAATAGCTGTGAAAATGAAACAGGCTGTAGAATTTTCGCAGCTTAATAGGAGTAGAGAAATAAAGAACAGTGCTAATTCAAGTAAAGAGTCTGATGATCTATTTGATATGCTTACTCAACCAGTAAAACGGAAGGATGAAAATTCATCGCCTAAATCTAATGAAAAACCAAAAGATAATAAGTATGAAAGTGAAGTAGATTCTAATAACCCAACGCAAGCAATTaacaagaaagaaatgaaaaataatatggAAATAAATGATGAAATACGAACAAAGGAACTCGATGATACACCAACTCAaattctttcaacaaataaatCTTCCTTAAGAGAGACTAGTTGTACTATTTCAACAGGAAACAATAAAAAATCTGATAAAGAAGATATTACTGAAATAGACGACAATACACCTAACCAGATAATTAACACTAAAAAGAAACCATTAGACGTGAGCAATAACGAACCTCCTTCGGTATTAAATGTTACAGATAGATGTAGTATTGAAGACATCGATTATGAAATGGCATGTACTCAACCAATTAATGAAATCGGAAAGCAAAAGTCTGTATCATCAATTTCTAATAAGAAAAAAAACGAGTCAAACTTTGAAGCATTGGCTAGAGCGAACTTAGATGATAGTGTAGAAAGAAATTTGAAAGCAATGTTTGCAGATATAAAGGAAGAACGTATAGAAGAACAATTAGAAATATCAACACAGGTTCTTGAACATGTGCTAGAATCGTCAGATTGTGAGAATATATCTCCCACACAAAATCATAAGTCTAACATGGACAGTAACTTATCAACAGATaagaaaacgatgaaattatcaATATCGAACGCTATACCTACTAATTCATCAACACCTAAATCCATATCTAAAAACCCACTAACTTCAAAATCTGTATCTACAGATTCATCAACACTTAAGTCTACAATTAAAGATCCATCAACATCAATATCATTAAGAGAAAAGAAATCAAAAACATCAAACATAGCTAAAATGATTCAAGAAGAAACTGATATATCTAAAAACG GTACTTTATCGAATCCAGGAAGTCCAATATCAACATCTTCTGAATATAGAATAAATATCAATCATAACTGGGGAAGACAAACATCTGTAAAAATTGCCccaagaaagaaagaagctTTACGAAAATCGTCGCGAAGAACGTCTAGTTGTAGAAACGTGGAAAACACTATGTCTTATCATACTATTAGCGAGCCAAATTCTAGTACTATTTCGGAAAGTTCTTCAAATTCATATACAAACAATTTCGATATTAATAAGATACCTGTTTGCAAACATGATGAAAAAGGGACAAGCAGAAAATCCAAAAGATTGATAAAAAAGACAAAGAATTTATGTAAATCTAATGAAAGCGATTCCTTGGTAGAATTAAAATCGGTAACCTCTATTCACTCGCAAGAAAAAGCGAAACAAAGTCCTCCTATTTCGAATAACAGAAGAACTCGTAATTCTAGCAAAGAGAATACTGATcgttcgtctgtttttcaggtGGAAAAGGAAGTACTGGTTGAAATAGCACCCGCTGAACTTCCGAGAAAAAATGTATCAAACACGTCATACTTTAGAAAAAGATCACTCAGCATAACAGATGCAATTGATAGTAATACTTCGAAAAAGCGCAAGAATGATGTTAATGAAGATAAGCCtattagtaatagtagtagAAAGAAGATTACAATAGATGATAAAGACAATTCCGCAAATGTTGATAAAAAGAATTCATCAAACAGTATAAATGGTTCTAACAATAGAAGAATGTCAAATGAAGCAAGTTTAGATAAACAAGCAATAGTAAAAGTCCAAAGAATTTCTCTGTCTACTCCAACAGGGTCGATATCAAGTACTCCAACTGAACTGGTGGATGAAAGCGATAACAATTGTAAAATCAGACAAAATCGACGTACAAATGTCATTTGTGACATTCAAACATCTGACAGTATTGTTTCAAGTATATCGAGTAACGAAAATTACAGAACTACCAAAAATGTAGGAACACGAAAAAATCCGAGTCGAAAGACAACAAGAAAGACTGAGCTTGTAGCGGACGACATTAGTTCTCAAATTGGTGAAGAATCCCAAGAGATAGAAATGATCATGAACAGTGCGCTCAAAAaacaaaatagaaatagaaatggCTCAGAtacagaaagaaaggaagatacGGATAGAAATACAAGTACCAAAACGAAAAATACTAGGAAACGTGGAAATACAGATATTAATACGGATGTAGATAACACGGAAATTAGCAGTACCTCTTCCATTTTATCCGAATCTGATAACGCATATTTTGAAGTGCCTACATTAAGGAGCAAACGAGCGAAGGTTtccaaaaatatttcaagtataATTAGTACTACGGTAAATGAATCTActaaagaaacaaaaagaaatagcAAACTATCGATTAGATCAACTCGAAGTCAGCAATCAATCGCGGATTCTTCCCTAGAAGAAAGCGCAGAAATGCTCGCAAATCAAACTACTTCGAATAACAGTGCGAATAAAAGGAATAATTTCAGAAAGAAACAGCAAAAACAGACGACAGAAAAGACTAAAAACAAGCGACAGAAAGAAGATTTCATAGAAGAGACGCCTACTTCAGAAACTAATTCCAGTATCGAAACTACATCAGTACTTTCAACTCCCAATAGAACACGTAGAAGCATGTCTTCTTCATTTGCAACACAATCACCATTCAAAATAAAGCATAAAATCTTATTTACGGGTATTTCAAGTAACGATTACAGTAAATTGTTAACAAAGTTGG GTGCCTCTCAAGTCGAGGATCCGACAAAGTGCACTGTACTGGTTACAGACAAAGTTCGAAGAACTGTTAAATTTTTATGTGCTTTAGCACTACCTGTACCAATAGTTTCAGTCGATTGGTTGATTAACAGTGAAAAAGTTGGTCATTTCAtagaattagaaaattacatATTGAAGGACCTTGCTGCTGAAGCTAAATTCCGCTTTAAATTAGGAAAGAGCTTAGAAAAAGCAAAAGAACATAAACTTTTAAAGGGATACACACTTGTCTTAACACCGAACACTGCGCCGCCACCACTAGAATTAAAAA ATATAATCATTTCATGCGGCGGTAAAGCCTTGCTTCGACCACCACCGAAGTTATGGCCTCAACAATCAGTGATTATCTCTCCCAAAGAGGACTTAGCAGATGCAAAGAAATTTCTGGCAAAAGCACCTAAAACTGTTACCGTTCAGTCGACAGAATTTATATTAACTGGCATTTTAAGACAAGAATTAGAATTTAATGAGTTTAAGTTAATATAA
- the LOC126916689 gene encoding mediator of DNA damage checkpoint protein 1 isoform X2, producing the protein MDILATQIYEDYDSTPTQKISYSSQQSKIVIGVLCIDSKTFQIKGGITQIGRHPDCNVVLNNPTVSKKHAEIEANCQGTESWICDLNSSNKTKLNNTILRPNRCYELKNEDVLEFGTVRAIFKTCHSMEDSLVPETPAANLQKTQQMIIPGTPDSSFDNSSTVGNVSVIPATQGKEERSVFRYPTLPPKTATNSTQKNNIQNTSIDAQDNSQNFDVEEKQNVGGSRISIYDMETQNSSFNFHDETDVDIDDIDTQKICISRSIKNLTKSVQEQKVDMHDIQTQAEASEEVTDIHDIETQHDINIQDMKISKKINTHNLKTRDNRDSEKLEATGIEKEGNLTNEVRSNVNDTVVQEDKGKESTSNPNNTDKDESQNKKLPGIEKSLQNRLEEIETSEDETSELEMSRNLLGPKELEDFIEDDDLSDEVKSKSPTLIKTSCVNNNSDVNNESTDNKNIFEAVTQVNKSDEDAFRSLSERKYTFQASLVSDDSDNEVVFQRYSYKDSQENKKSSNNRVSDSEDSITDEEGRFTEIAVKMKQAVEFSQLNRSREIKNSANSSKESDDLFDMLTQPVKRKDENSSPKSNEKPKDNKYESEVDSNNPTQAINKKEMKNNMEINDEIRTKELDDTPTQILSTNKSSLRETSCTISTGNNKKSDKEDITEIDDNTPNQIINTKKKPLDVSNNEPPSVLNVTDRCSIEDIDYEMACTQPINEIGKQKSVSSISNKKKNESNFEALARANLDDSVERNLKAMFADIKEERIEEQLEISTQVLEHVLESSDCENISPTQNHKSNMDSNLSTDKKTMKLSISNAIPTNSSTPKSISKNPLTSKSVSTDSSTLKSTIKDPSTSISLREKKSKTSNIAKMIQEETDISKNGKSKSNSKNIDDQASSTSIDCEQFQQTSKALQSDDEDILAGLPEVNISGTLSNPGSPISTSSEYRININHNWGRQTSVKIAPRKKEALRKSSRRTSSCRNVENTMSYHTISEPNSSTISESSSNSYTNNFDINKIPVCKHDEKGTSRKSKRLIKKTKNLCKSNESDSLVELKSVTSIHSQEKAKQSPPISNNRRTRNSSKENTDRSSVFQVEKEVLVEIAPAELPRKNVSNTSYFRKRSLSITDAIDSNTSKKRKNDVNEDKPISNSSRKKITIDDKDNSANVDKKNSSNSINGSNNRRMSNEASLDKQAIVKVQRISLSTPTGSISSTPTELVDESDNNCKIRQNRRTNVICDIQTSDSIVSSISSNENYRTTKNVGTRKNPSRKTTRKTELVADDISSQIGEESQEIEMIMNSALKKQNRNRNGSDTERKEDTDRNTSTKTKNTRKRGNTDINTDVDNTEISSTSSILSESDNAYFEVPTLRSKRAKVSKNISSIISTTVNESTKETKRNSKLSIRSTRSQQSIADSSLEESAEMLANQTTSNNSANKRNNFRKKQQKQTTEKTKNKRQKEDFIEETPTSETNSSIETTSVLSTPNRTRRSMSSSFATQSPFKIKHKILFTGISSNDYSKLLTKLGASQVEDPTKCTVLVTDKVRRTVKFLCALALPVPIVSVDWLINSEKVGHFIELENYILKDLAAEAKFRFKLGKSLEKAKEHKLLKGYTLVLTPNTAPPPLELKNIIISCGGKALLRPPPKLWPQQSVIISPKEDLADAKKFLAKAPKTVTVQSTEFILTGILRQELEFNEFKLI; encoded by the exons ACGGTATCAAAGAAACATGCGGAAATTGAAGCTAATTGTCAAGGAACTGAATCGTGGATTTGTGACCTGAATTCAtctaataaaacaaaattaaataac ACAATTCTCAGGCCAAATCGATGCTACGAGTTGAAAAATGAAGACGTGCTGGAGTTTGGCACGGTCCGGGCAATTTTCAAAACCTGTCATTCGATGGAAGATTCTTTAGTACCAGAAACCCCAGCGGCAAATCTTCAAAAGACACAGCAAATGATCATTCCAGGAACACCTGACTCGTCATTT GATAATTCATCCACGGTGGGAAATGTCTCCGTAATTCCTGCCACTCAAGGTAAAGAGGAAAGGTCTGTATTTCGATATCCGACGTTGCCTCCGAAGACCGCCACTAACAGCACACAGAAAAATAACATTCAAAATACCTCTATCGACGCCCAAGATAACTCGCAAAACTTCGACGTAGAAGAAAAACAAAACGTAGGTGGATCAAGAATTAGTATATACGATATGGAAACGCAAAATTCCTCGTTTAATTTCCATGATGAAACGGACGTTGATATTGACGATATTGACACTCAAAAAATTTGCATTTCGCGCAGCATCAAAAACCTTACAAAATCTGTACAGGAACAAAAGGTTGACATGCACGATATACAAACGCAAGCAGAAGCATCAGAAGAAGTTACTGATATTCATGATATAGAAACGCAGCACGATATAAATATTCAGGATATGAAAATATCCAAGAAGATTAATACTCATAATTTAAAAACTCGAGATAATCGAGATAGTGAGAAACTTGAAGCAACAGGAATTGAAAAGGAAGGAAATTTAACGAATGAGGTGAGAAGTAATGTTAATGATACAGTGGTACAAGAAGATAAGGGTAAGGAAAGCACATCCAATCCTAATAACACTGATAAAGATGAAagtcaaaataaaaaattgccagGTATTGAGAAAAGTTTGCAAAACCGTCTAGAGGAAATTGAAACAAGCGAAGATGAAACTTCGGAACTTGAGATGAGTCGAAATTTGCTTGGTCCAAAAGAATTAGAAGATTTCATTGAGGATGACGATCTGTCTGATGAAGTAAAATCAAAATCACCGACTTTAATAAAAACTTCATGTGTAAACAACAATAGCGATGTAAACAATGAAAGCACTGATAATAAGAACATATTTGAAGCTGTGACACAGGTCAATAAAAGTGATGAAGATGCCTTTAGAAGCCTAAGTGAACGTAAATACACGTTTCAGGCTTCCTTAGTAAGTGATGACTCTGACAATGAGGTTGTGTTTCAGAGGTATTCGTACAAAGATAGTCaagaaaataaaaagtcttCAAACAATCGAGTTTCTGATAGCGAAGATTCAATTACGGATGAAGAAGGTCGTTTTACAGAAATAGCTGTGAAAATGAAACAGGCTGTAGAATTTTCGCAGCTTAATAGGAGTAGAGAAATAAAGAACAGTGCTAATTCAAGTAAAGAGTCTGATGATCTATTTGATATGCTTACTCAACCAGTAAAACGGAAGGATGAAAATTCATCGCCTAAATCTAATGAAAAACCAAAAGATAATAAGTATGAAAGTGAAGTAGATTCTAATAACCCAACGCAAGCAATTaacaagaaagaaatgaaaaataatatggAAATAAATGATGAAATACGAACAAAGGAACTCGATGATACACCAACTCAaattctttcaacaaataaatCTTCCTTAAGAGAGACTAGTTGTACTATTTCAACAGGAAACAATAAAAAATCTGATAAAGAAGATATTACTGAAATAGACGACAATACACCTAACCAGATAATTAACACTAAAAAGAAACCATTAGACGTGAGCAATAACGAACCTCCTTCGGTATTAAATGTTACAGATAGATGTAGTATTGAAGACATCGATTATGAAATGGCATGTACTCAACCAATTAATGAAATCGGAAAGCAAAAGTCTGTATCATCAATTTCTAATAAGAAAAAAAACGAGTCAAACTTTGAAGCATTGGCTAGAGCGAACTTAGATGATAGTGTAGAAAGAAATTTGAAAGCAATGTTTGCAGATATAAAGGAAGAACGTATAGAAGAACAATTAGAAATATCAACACAGGTTCTTGAACATGTGCTAGAATCGTCAGATTGTGAGAATATATCTCCCACACAAAATCATAAGTCTAACATGGACAGTAACTTATCAACAGATaagaaaacgatgaaattatcaATATCGAACGCTATACCTACTAATTCATCAACACCTAAATCCATATCTAAAAACCCACTAACTTCAAAATCTGTATCTACAGATTCATCAACACTTAAGTCTACAATTAAAGATCCATCAACATCAATATCATTAAGAGAAAAGAAATCAAAAACATCAAACATAGCTAAAATGATTCAAGAAGAAACTGATATATCTAAAAACGGTAAGAGTAAATCGAATTCAAAGAATATAGATGATCAAGCATCGAGTACATCAATCGATTGTGAGCAATTTCAACAAACCTCTAAAGCACTACAAAGCGACGATGAAGATATATTAGCTGGTTTACCTGAAGTTAACATTTCAGGTACTTTATCGAATCCAGGAAGTCCAATATCAACATCTTCTGAATATAGAATAAATATCAATCATAACTGGGGAAGACAAACATCTGTAAAAATTGCCccaagaaagaaagaagctTTACGAAAATCGTCGCGAAGAACGTCTAGTTGTAGAAACGTGGAAAACACTATGTCTTATCATACTATTAGCGAGCCAAATTCTAGTACTATTTCGGAAAGTTCTTCAAATTCATATACAAACAATTTCGATATTAATAAGATACCTGTTTGCAAACATGATGAAAAAGGGACAAGCAGAAAATCCAAAAGATTGATAAAAAAGACAAAGAATTTATGTAAATCTAATGAAAGCGATTCCTTGGTAGAATTAAAATCGGTAACCTCTATTCACTCGCAAGAAAAAGCGAAACAAAGTCCTCCTATTTCGAATAACAGAAGAACTCGTAATTCTAGCAAAGAGAATACTGATcgttcgtctgtttttcaggtGGAAAAGGAAGTACTGGTTGAAATAGCACCCGCTGAACTTCCGAGAAAAAATGTATCAAACACGTCATACTTTAGAAAAAGATCACTCAGCATAACAGATGCAATTGATAGTAATACTTCGAAAAAGCGCAAGAATGATGTTAATGAAGATAAGCCtattagtaatagtagtagAAAGAAGATTACAATAGATGATAAAGACAATTCCGCAAATGTTGATAAAAAGAATTCATCAAACAGTATAAATGGTTCTAACAATAGAAGAATGTCAAATGAAGCAAGTTTAGATAAACAAGCAATAGTAAAAGTCCAAAGAATTTCTCTGTCTACTCCAACAGGGTCGATATCAAGTACTCCAACTGAACTGGTGGATGAAAGCGATAACAATTGTAAAATCAGACAAAATCGACGTACAAATGTCATTTGTGACATTCAAACATCTGACAGTATTGTTTCAAGTATATCGAGTAACGAAAATTACAGAACTACCAAAAATGTAGGAACACGAAAAAATCCGAGTCGAAAGACAACAAGAAAGACTGAGCTTGTAGCGGACGACATTAGTTCTCAAATTGGTGAAGAATCCCAAGAGATAGAAATGATCATGAACAGTGCGCTCAAAAaacaaaatagaaatagaaatggCTCAGAtacagaaagaaaggaagatacGGATAGAAATACAAGTACCAAAACGAAAAATACTAGGAAACGTGGAAATACAGATATTAATACGGATGTAGATAACACGGAAATTAGCAGTACCTCTTCCATTTTATCCGAATCTGATAACGCATATTTTGAAGTGCCTACATTAAGGAGCAAACGAGCGAAGGTTtccaaaaatatttcaagtataATTAGTACTACGGTAAATGAATCTActaaagaaacaaaaagaaatagcAAACTATCGATTAGATCAACTCGAAGTCAGCAATCAATCGCGGATTCTTCCCTAGAAGAAAGCGCAGAAATGCTCGCAAATCAAACTACTTCGAATAACAGTGCGAATAAAAGGAATAATTTCAGAAAGAAACAGCAAAAACAGACGACAGAAAAGACTAAAAACAAGCGACAGAAAGAAGATTTCATAGAAGAGACGCCTACTTCAGAAACTAATTCCAGTATCGAAACTACATCAGTACTTTCAACTCCCAATAGAACACGTAGAAGCATGTCTTCTTCATTTGCAACACAATCACCATTCAAAATAAAGCATAAAATCTTATTTACGGGTATTTCAAGTAACGATTACAGTAAATTGTTAACAAAGTTGG GTGCCTCTCAAGTCGAGGATCCGACAAAGTGCACTGTACTGGTTACAGACAAAGTTCGAAGAACTGTTAAATTTTTATGTGCTTTAGCACTACCTGTACCAATAGTTTCAGTCGATTGGTTGATTAACAGTGAAAAAGTTGGTCATTTCAtagaattagaaaattacatATTGAAGGACCTTGCTGCTGAAGCTAAATTCCGCTTTAAATTAGGAAAGAGCTTAGAAAAAGCAAAAGAACATAAACTTTTAAAGGGATACACACTTGTCTTAACACCGAACACTGCGCCGCCACCACTAGAATTAAAAA ATATAATCATTTCATGCGGCGGTAAAGCCTTGCTTCGACCACCACCGAAGTTATGGCCTCAACAATCAGTGATTATCTCTCCCAAAGAGGACTTAGCAGATGCAAAGAAATTTCTGGCAAAAGCACCTAAAACTGTTACCGTTCAGTCGACAGAATTTATATTAACTGGCATTTTAAGACAAGAATTAGAATTTAATGAGTTTAAGTTAATATAA